A single region of the Thermomicrobiales bacterium genome encodes:
- a CDS encoding class F sortase, protein MDAQPHSPHEAPHPNSIRLARFVLAVLLVTAGLGVGSGAASSPPAQFYVESTGHILSDPFLRYWVENDGERLLGLPVTDVVEFDGRAAQVFQYGVLVHKANDAISRTRSGAELLSILQGDPKLIEGRRAPGARTVQGIPTEESTATTNQTGSRQLLAVDAELLPYWEQWDGSVLLGEPISAAYRNGRLRSQWFEFGRIDLGTNGATLAEVGLELALQLDLPTGPADRGNLPLFDPSRFVTFTGDGVVPNQDEPFDPVRLQIPKIKVDAQIEITTVQDGVMTNPVDPWKAGWYQSFSRPGEWTNTVIAGHRDWWGYGPVVFWDLGWLQPGDKIYLTGADGAGATYVVGAIEVVPRTVDPQTIINDVGYEALTLITCGGVWTGAEYTDRIIIRAYRI, encoded by the coding sequence TTGGACGCGCAACCTCATTCCCCGCATGAGGCGCCGCATCCCAACTCGATTCGCCTCGCTCGCTTCGTACTCGCCGTGCTCTTGGTCACGGCAGGGCTCGGGGTTGGGAGCGGTGCGGCTTCCTCGCCGCCGGCTCAGTTCTACGTCGAATCGACTGGGCACATTCTTTCCGACCCATTTCTTCGCTATTGGGTCGAAAACGATGGCGAGCGCCTGCTCGGACTCCCAGTGACCGATGTGGTCGAGTTCGACGGCCGGGCGGCGCAGGTGTTCCAGTACGGAGTGCTGGTCCACAAGGCAAACGATGCTATCAGCCGCACCCGAAGCGGAGCCGAGCTGCTCAGCATCTTGCAAGGCGATCCCAAGCTGATCGAGGGTCGAAGAGCGCCCGGTGCTCGCACGGTGCAGGGCATCCCGACCGAGGAATCGACCGCCACAACGAACCAGACCGGCTCGAGGCAGCTGCTTGCCGTCGACGCCGAGCTGTTGCCCTACTGGGAGCAATGGGACGGGAGCGTGCTGTTGGGCGAGCCGATCAGCGCAGCGTATCGGAATGGACGACTGCGTTCGCAATGGTTCGAGTTCGGACGTATCGATCTCGGAACCAACGGAGCTACGCTGGCCGAAGTCGGTCTCGAGCTTGCACTTCAGCTCGATCTTCCGACCGGTCCGGCCGATCGTGGCAATCTGCCGCTCTTCGACCCGTCGCGCTTCGTGACATTTACCGGGGATGGAGTCGTCCCCAACCAGGATGAACCGTTCGATCCGGTGCGTCTCCAGATTCCGAAAATCAAGGTCGACGCGCAGATCGAAATCACGACGGTCCAGGACGGCGTGATGACCAACCCGGTCGATCCCTGGAAAGCCGGGTGGTACCAGTCCTTCTCACGCCCCGGGGAATGGACCAACACCGTCATCGCCGGACACCGCGACTGGTGGGGATACGGCCCAGTGGTGTTCTGGGACCTTGGATGGCTGCAGCCAGGGGACAAGATCTACCTGACTGGAGCCGATGGAGCTGGCGCGACCTATGTGGTCGGCGCGATCGAGGTCGTTCCCCGCACCGTGGATCCGCAAACGATCATCAACGATGTGGGCTATGAAGCGCTGACGCTCATCACCTGCGGGGGCGTCTGGACTGGCGCCGAGTACACCGATCGCATCATCATCCGGGCGTATCGCATCTAG
- a CDS encoding HAMP domain-containing sensor histidine kinase codes for MTAGRTRFFRSIRFRLTAWYAIILFIIILLLGAGVAKVLERELRQDVDDRLRATAVEMLDQFRFSMEFGGQNTVLYSQSPAVFSFPSQLIQLVDLDGGIIYSTDNLGQRRLPTIPAADGQDASIRFDNAEVDGATLRVLTYPIYLPNRGVIGAINVAEPLIQIDSMLSDLRRQFLAAALAGALLAALAGWFLAGRALKPVDQMVNRAQQIADSQTQRLALDQRLDVPPTEDELARLATTFNHVLGKMEESLSTQRQFVADASHELRTPLTAIRGNVDLLEMQLRRGNAADEEIEQTIQDLKRESGRMSRLTDDLLTLARSEAPGGLAIQCGPVDLSDVAKDVVRTVLASGAQPELSIEGDEHVVVTGDRDRLEQVMLILCDNARRYTPADGTVTLRVSGGPAGARFSVIDTGSGISEEDQQRIFTRFFRADASRERASGGTGLGLAIAKAIVTAHGGEIVVASELGAGSTFTVLLPYGGTCEGNA; via the coding sequence ATGACGGCAGGGCGCACCAGGTTCTTTCGGTCGATTCGCTTTCGGCTGACGGCTTGGTACGCCATCATTCTGTTCATCATCATCCTGCTCCTGGGGGCTGGGGTTGCGAAAGTGCTGGAGCGCGAACTCCGGCAAGATGTCGACGACCGGCTGCGCGCCACCGCAGTGGAGATGCTCGACCAGTTCAGATTCTCCATGGAGTTCGGCGGTCAGAACACCGTTCTTTACTCACAGTCCCCTGCGGTCTTTTCCTTCCCCAGCCAACTGATCCAGCTCGTCGACCTCGACGGCGGAATCATTTACTCCACTGACAACCTGGGGCAGCGCCGCCTTCCGACCATTCCTGCAGCGGACGGTCAGGATGCCTCCATCCGGTTCGACAACGCCGAGGTGGATGGCGCGACGCTGCGAGTGTTGACGTATCCCATCTATCTCCCGAATCGTGGTGTCATCGGCGCCATCAACGTGGCCGAGCCGCTCATCCAGATCGACTCGATGCTTTCAGATCTCCGTCGCCAGTTCCTCGCTGCGGCGCTGGCGGGGGCATTGCTCGCTGCGCTTGCGGGCTGGTTTCTGGCGGGACGCGCGCTCAAGCCGGTCGACCAGATGGTCAATCGCGCCCAGCAGATTGCCGACAGTCAAACGCAACGATTGGCGCTCGATCAACGCCTCGATGTGCCGCCCACGGAGGACGAGCTCGCCCGGCTGGCAACCACCTTCAATCATGTTCTCGGCAAGATGGAGGAATCGCTCTCCACGCAACGTCAGTTCGTGGCTGACGCATCGCACGAGCTCCGTACGCCGTTGACCGCTATCAGGGGGAATGTCGATCTGCTGGAGATGCAGCTTCGCCGTGGCAATGCCGCTGATGAGGAGATCGAGCAAACGATCCAGGATCTGAAACGTGAAAGCGGTCGCATGTCCCGTTTGACGGACGACCTCCTTACGCTGGCGCGGTCGGAAGCTCCGGGCGGTCTCGCGATCCAGTGCGGGCCTGTCGATCTCTCGGACGTTGCCAAGGACGTCGTTCGCACGGTACTTGCATCAGGCGCCCAGCCGGAGCTTTCGATCGAGGGTGACGAGCATGTGGTGGTGACCGGCGATCGAGATCGACTGGAACAGGTCATGCTCATCCTTTGCGACAACGCACGGCGATACACCCCGGCCGATGGCACGGTGACGCTGCGTGTCTCTGGCGGTCCAGCCGGCGCGCGGTTTTCCGTCATCGATACGGGCAGCGGCATCTCCGAAGAGGATCAGCAGCGTATCTTCACTCGCTTTTTCCGGGCTGATGCATCGCGCGAGCGTGCCAGCGGGGGCACCGGACTGGGGCTTGCGATCGCAAAGGCCATTGTGACCGCCCACGGCGGAGAAATCGTGGTCGCGAGCGAGTTGGGCGCTGGTTCGACGTTTACGGTGCTTCTGCCTTATGGCGGAACCTGTGAGGGAAACGCCTAG
- a CDS encoding response regulator transcription factor encodes MTDTPNGVRPVRVLVVEDDPGVASLLRRGLAFEGYEVSHVSDGGQALVAIRNQAPDLLILDVMLPVLSGIEVAKRIRTAEAQSGSKSLPILMLTARDGVPDRIAGLDAGADDYLVKPFSLDELMARLRALLRRGATSADDRPYEVLSFDDIQVDLGTRIATRGSRELRLTPREFDLLVYFLRNPNFVLTRAQIMQRVWGDDFWGDSNVLEVFVANLRKMLEADGESRVIQTVRGVGYVMRKSPA; translated from the coding sequence ATGACAGACACTCCAAACGGGGTGCGGCCAGTGCGGGTGTTGGTGGTGGAGGATGATCCCGGTGTAGCGAGTTTGCTGCGCCGTGGACTGGCATTCGAGGGCTACGAGGTTTCGCATGTTTCCGATGGGGGACAAGCGCTCGTGGCGATCCGAAACCAGGCTCCCGATCTCTTGATCCTCGATGTCATGCTTCCGGTACTGAGCGGGATCGAGGTCGCCAAGCGGATTCGCACCGCGGAGGCGCAGAGCGGCAGCAAGTCGTTGCCGATCCTGATGCTCACCGCACGAGACGGGGTACCCGACCGTATCGCTGGTCTCGATGCCGGCGCGGACGACTATCTCGTCAAGCCGTTTTCGCTCGATGAGCTCATGGCTCGTTTGCGGGCACTCCTTCGGCGAGGCGCCACGTCAGCAGACGACCGGCCCTACGAAGTGCTTTCGTTCGACGATATCCAGGTCGACCTCGGCACGCGCATCGCCACCCGCGGCTCGCGTGAGCTCCGCCTGACACCGAGAGAGTTCGATCTGTTGGTCTATTTCTTGCGAAATCCAAACTTCGTGCTCACCCGTGCCCAAATCATGCAGCGCGTCTGGGGTGACGATTTTTGGGGTGACTCGAACGTGCTGGAAGTCTTCGTTGCGAACCTGCGCAAGATGCTCGAAGCGGACGGTGAGTCTCGCGTGATCCAGACCGTGCGCGGGGTTGGCTATGTGATGCGCAAGTCCCCGGCATGA